In a genomic window of Penaeus vannamei isolate JL-2024 chromosome 10, ASM4276789v1, whole genome shotgun sequence:
- the LOC113813891 gene encoding ionotropic receptor 21a-like translates to MILDKNNTTEVENSRIIRNARKLRMSSWCVNVVVPSDDPAFLASFAESSLRGRLLVWATRLLVVTRLPLQELRRLLASSWTFSMMNAMVVVLGEENSARMYSHLPYSPKGSQVVRVAQWTPRRGLAIRSGSALFPEKFDNFYGGTINVTAKNYKPLWFEVDEVAASGRVTKRTTGMDYLLLEAVSKSLNFTYNNLYVDSWAEALDLTSQRVSFVTPVYHAVLATRLKRFDYSLGYTFAFISFSMKKPEIQPQWQSLYYPLADQVWLAILLSVVLAPGFLLVVARMEAALLGVRDAMTLRNGFTLLFRSLLGQSVDMGKTTKNGFRVLVGGWLIFAFIIGTAYRGNLTAALTLPKYPPRPETIEQLVGNAKTVTIMPWGKDFKTYFKDSESPVFEKLSDLMLVGIDTVEGLQQAIDSRWEETGRTGTLTGIVFKMAYLNGVKLIQAHMETIHKLKLDIAEQFTRLDGSTQLYIGRENVMPGLAAWPIPHDAPYTPNINRCLHAVVEAGLYNKWEAEMVDLVRLQSRIEKLKQMKKKQNKGEEGEEEEEGEGDTSSSANPTKALTIVHMQGPLLLFLMSTLFSSFVFVLEIVWHSAPRKEGCSGSADWDSPRE, encoded by the exons ATGATCTTGGACAAAAATAATACAACTGAAGTGGAGAATTCTCGAATAATACGCAATGCTCGAAAG TTGCGCATGTCGTCCTGGTGCGTGAACGTGGTCGTACCGAGCGACGACCCCGCCTTCCTGGCCTCCTTCGCCGAGTCGTCGCTCCGGGGCCGCCTCCTGGTGTGGGCCACGAGGCTCCTGGTCGTCACCCGCCTGCCCCTTCAGGAGCTCCGCcggctcctcgcctcctcctggaCCTTCTCCATGATGAACGCGATGGTCGTTGTCTTGGGAGAGGAGAACTCTGCCCG CATGTACTCCCACCTGCCGTATAGCCCAAAAGGAAGCCAAGTGGTGCGTGTGGCTCAGTGGACCCCCCGGCGTGGTCTAGCCATTCGAAGTGGCTCAGCGCTCTTCCCCGAGAAATTCGATAA CTTTTATGGAGGAACGATCAATGTGACAGCGAAAAACTATAAGCCTCTGTGGTTTGAGGTAGACGAGGTCGCAGCCAGTGGTAGGGTTACGAAAAGAACGACTGGGATGGACTACCTACTTCTTGAGGCCGTGTCGAAGAGCTTGAATTTTACGTACAACAATCTCTATGTCGATTCGTGGGCTGAG GCTTTGGACCTCACAAGCCAAAGGGTCTCCTTCGTCACCCCCGTCTACCACGCCGTCCTTGCCACCCGCCTGAAGCGCTTCGACTACAGCTTGGGCTACACTTTTGCATTCATCTCCTTCAGCATGAAAAAGCCTGAGATTCAGCCTCAGTGGCAGAGTCTGTATTACCCTCTGGCGGACCAAGTGTGGCTGGCTATCCTGCTGAGTGTGGTTCTAGCGCCGGGGTTCCTGTTGGTG GTGGCCCGCATGGAGGCTGCTCTCCTGGGGGTTCGAGACGCGATGACGCTTCGAAACGGCTTCACTCTGTTGTTCAGATCGCTGCTTGGGCAAAGCGTGGACATGGGGAAGACCACCAAGAACGGCTTCCGCGTGCTTGTGGGAGGATGGTTGATCTTTGCTTTCATCATAGGAACGGCTTATCGGGGGAACCTGACCGCAGCTCTCACCCTGCCCAAGTACCCGCCGCGACCCGAGACGATCGAGCAGCTCGTGGGCAATGCCAAAAC GGTAACCATCATGCCGTGGGGAAAGGACTTCAAGACATACTTTAAGGATTCGGAGTCTCCCGTGTTCGAAAAGTTGTCCGATTTGATGCTCGTGGGAATTGACACCGTCGAGGGACTGCAGCAAGCGATCGACTCAAGGTGGGAAGAAACTGGAAGAACTGGAACTTTAACTGGAATAGTTTTTAAGATGGCTTACCTGAACGGAGTAAAATTGAT acAAGCACACATGGAGACCATCCACAAGCTAAAACTCGACATCGCCGAGCAATTCACTCGTCTGGACGGTTCAACCCAGCTGTACATAGGCCGGGAGAACGTGATGCCCGGACTCGCTGCCTGGCCTATACCCCACGACGCACCGTACACGCCAAATATCAATCGTTGTCTTCATGCTGTTGTAGAG GCCGGACTCTACAACAAATGGGAAGCCGAAATGGTAGACCTCGTGCGCCTTCAAAGCCGTATCGAAAAGCTcaagcagatgaagaagaagcagaataaaggagaagaaggagaagaagaagaagaaggagaaggagacacaaGCAGCAGTGCTAACCCCACGAAGGCGCTTACCATCGTACACATGCAGGGgcctctcctcctgtttctcatgAGCACGTTGTTTAGCTCCTTCGTGTTCGTCCTGGAGATCGTCTGGCATTCGGCGCCGCGCAAAGAGGGTTGTTCGGGCTCAGCTGACTGGGATTCCCCGAGAGAGTAA
- the LOC138862871 gene encoding probable glutamate receptor has translation MGVGLFQATSNGSDIDSHLSRIIEEAKKLRELSWCVSVVVVSDDPVALLTFSERSLESQFIVWSTRLLVVTHLRPGELSRLHESLSKMNAMVMTLRHEQKHTSCSFYVHMPYSPAGEETVQVASWDSAHGLVLRGHLPVFPEKYSRLRHRAEIVVAAEEYPPHAFVLLLGGLDGRGQPRFTITGPMVKLLDILATSMNFTYTYVRPPDGAWGAKQPDGSFSGMVGMLSRKEADIGLGPFGVSASRAEVVDYTGFIVIDYARIIGGRGRAEVDPWGFLLPLAPKVWLGVAAMTALAMATAAVLTGLSERFSPGRRSAGLCFSVVRVLLFQGECELPHVYVNTESAFAMKAELNYAQDAKVPPGRRWERVLLAGWMIVTLVTVKSYAGNLMSLLAVRHIPQPYQSVRDVLDDPACTMIWETNNAYIQYMNSLTSGTFYEVAEAGRNGRIIYRRSTDFMEAVDTLVRKGDHVLMVEDLTARVFLGKDVSSSGRCDFYLSRDVFLPFIFAMTGQKNSPFVPALNRRIRAVTESGLYNHWMQGAIPNSTTCANAPSKITVHTTLGLSNLWLMFAILLGGHVISVIVLLLEIFWNKMK, from the exons ATGGGCGTGGGCTTATTCCAAGCAACATCAAACGGTTCTGACATCGACTCGCACCTTTCGCGGATCATCGAAGAAGCGAAAAAG CTTCGCGAGTTATCCTGGTGCGTCAGTGTTGTCGTGGTAAGTGACGATCCGGTCGCTCTACTTACCTTCTCCGAGAGGTCGCTGGAAAGCCAGTTCATAGTGTGGTCTACGAGGCTTCTGGTCGTCACCCACCTGCGTCCGGGGGAGCTTAGTCGTCTCCATGAGTCTCTGTCCAAGATGAATGCTATGGTGATGACTCTTCGACACGAGCAGAAACATACTAG CTGCAGCTTCTATGTCCACATGCCGTACAGTCCAGCGGGGGAAGAGACGGTGCAAGTGGCCTCCTGGGACTCGGCTCACGGCCTCGTTCTCAGGGGACACTTGCCAGTTTTCCCGGAGAAATACTCCAG GCTGAGGCACAGAGCAGAGATCGTGGTCGCCGCCGAGGAGTATCCGCCGCACGCCTTCGTGCTTCTGCTCGGGGGGCTCGACGGGCGCGGCCAGCCCCGGTTCACCATCACGGGGCCCATGGTCAAGCTGCTCGATATCCTGGCGACTTCCATGAATTTTAC ATACACCTACGTCCGGCCGCCCGACGGGGCGTGGGGAGCGAAGCAGCCCGACGGTTCCTTCAGCGGCATGGTGGGCATGCTCTCGCGGAAG GAGGCGGACATCGGGCTGGGCCCCTTCGGCGTGAGTGCCAGCCGCGCCGAGGTCGTGGACTACACGGGCTTCATCGTGATCGACTACGCGAGGATCATCGGCGGGCGAGGGCGCGCCGAGGTCGACCCGTGGGGCTTCCTCCTGCCCCTGGCGCCGAAGGTGTGGCTGGGCGTGGCGGCCATGACGGCGCTGGCGATGGCGACGGCCGCGGTTCTCACGGGGCTGTCGGAGCGGTTCTCGCCCGGGCGGCGGTCGGCCGGCTTGTGCTTCAGCGTCGTCAGAGTGCTCCTGTTTCAAGGCGAGTGCGAGCTGCCCCACGTATATGTAAACACCGAATCAGCCTTTGCGATGAAAGCTGAACTAAACTATGCCCAAG ACGCGAAGGTGCCTCCGGGGCGGCGGTGGGAGCGCGTGCTGCTCGCCGGCTGGATGATCGTGACGCTGGTGACGGTGAAGAGCTACGCGGGGAACCTCATGTCCCTGCTGGCGGTGCGTCACATCCCGCAGCCGTACCAGTCGGTCAGGGACGTCCTCGACGACCCCGCCTGCACCATGATCTGGGAGACTAATAACGCCTACATCCAGTACATGAAC AGCCTCACTTCCGGAACATTCTACGAGGTGGCAGAAGCAGGAAGGAACGGCAGGATCATCTACAGGAGAAGCACAGACTTCATGGAGGCCGTGGACACCCTCGTGAGGAAGGGCGACCACGTCCTGATGGTGGAGGACCTCACCGCCAGGGTCTTCCTGGGCAAGGACGTCTCCAGCTCCG GTCGCTGCGACTTCTACCTCTCTCGCGACGTCTTCCTGCCGTTCATCTTCGCCATGACGGGCCAGAAGAACAGTCCCTTTGTCCCGGCGCTCAATCGAAG GATACGAGCCGTGACCGAATCGGGCCTGTACAACCACTGGATGCAGGGCGCCATCCCCAACTCCACCACGTGCGCCAACGCCCCCTCCAAGATCACGGTGCACACGACCCTTGGCCTCTCCAACCTCTGG TTGATGTTTGCAATCCTGCTCGGAGGCCACGTGATCAGCGTGATTGTCCTTCTCTTGGAAATCTTTTGGAACAAGatgaaatag